In a genomic window of Streptomyces katrae:
- a CDS encoding DNRLRE domain-containing protein: protein MPVVLNQDDTRKPTQAKPAKPKGPVSATEARRLARETGKEVEVTAAASAYTSTWAQPGGTFKLRVSSLANRAKVGGEWKPIDTTLQRVDGGFAPKAVNGRVVFSAGTKAPAAASGDSRASRGTSRVALVRPAVAKADTPQPVWTDLVRLNLDGHDLAVAWPGPLPEPVISGSRALYENVRPGIDLVLTAQDSGYTHVLVVKDKQAAADPLLGQLNYQLSSPDLTFHLDEASHSVSAQDSKGEEVAGSPTPFMWDSAGKVAVTEGEPVPAPAPEAKAHPTLALSGLNGAEGNHAVSAGAALSSENVLTVTPNGKLLEDAETVYPVFIDPSFKGHKQNWTTFYKTEGSSSFWNGQNYNSGSGTPEARVGYESTSGGTSRAAFIFDFGSELYGAQIRSANLRMLQTYSWGCDPRAFDVYHVPLINSSSTWNNTDNAGFWSNRIAGATTGYGYNSSCPDAWVGIDIKSKVEEGARGAWQNLTLGLRSPNESDASYWKKFQANGESAPYIEVEYNKAPDEPTQAGMDTVPGGLCVTDAPFNKVGKSDVMFEVQGHDGDGNLKQIQIRVWRTSDNQVVFDQWIWPDSYGVARTGIPWESFAANTAYSWSATASDWDGSTSAAGPAGTDKPCTFTIDHTQPTAPTIRSEDFPAPGPDGAEWSKNTLGPGKITVIAGGTDPADIREFQWSLNHPVYDKKAVPAAGQDTVTVDVNPDNAGPNLFYVRIVNKAGNVSNPFIYTFYVRPRPGLDGPGDVTGDGKADVLAVDGNGDLRVYPADATGDVDAWMPAATDNGKPAPAGYFKDALIAHSSDWYPGDGITDLIARMPDGKLYVYQGDGNGRFDISRRTEILLPAGAPDPATLSQIVVVQDVDGDKSEDIFATAGDTFWVLTGYSGASITEARQLSATSWTKRDIINIRDVTGDGVPDLVYRDDSTPDRGLALRRGKPGTNGGADINSLALAVNSADGKDLTYGTTGWDSTTWPLLRGTPDVNGDGIPDLYLTRNDGTLHLFYGGRTAIGNGWRVEEDDWNTARTLG from the coding sequence GTGCCGGTTGTCCTGAACCAGGACGACACCCGTAAGCCGACTCAGGCCAAGCCCGCGAAGCCGAAGGGCCCGGTCAGTGCGACCGAGGCCCGCCGCCTGGCGCGGGAGACAGGGAAGGAGGTCGAGGTCACGGCCGCAGCGTCCGCGTACACCAGTACCTGGGCGCAGCCGGGTGGCACGTTCAAGCTTCGGGTGTCCAGCTTGGCGAACCGGGCGAAGGTCGGCGGTGAGTGGAAGCCGATCGACACGACTCTTCAGCGGGTGGACGGCGGTTTCGCGCCGAAGGCCGTGAACGGGCGGGTCGTCTTCAGTGCGGGCACCAAGGCACCGGCCGCCGCCAGCGGCGACAGCCGAGCGTCACGCGGTACGTCGCGTGTGGCGCTCGTCCGGCCCGCGGTCGCAAAGGCCGATACTCCCCAGCCGGTCTGGACCGACCTGGTTCGTCTGAATCTTGACGGTCACGACCTGGCCGTTGCCTGGCCGGGGCCGCTGCCCGAGCCGGTCATCTCGGGGTCCCGGGCGCTGTACGAGAATGTCCGTCCGGGTATCGACCTGGTGCTGACCGCGCAGGACAGCGGCTACACGCATGTGCTGGTCGTGAAGGACAAGCAGGCCGCCGCCGACCCCCTGCTCGGGCAGCTGAACTACCAGCTGTCCTCCCCGGACCTGACCTTCCACCTCGATGAGGCCTCGCACTCGGTGAGTGCGCAGGACTCCAAGGGTGAGGAGGTCGCCGGTTCGCCGACCCCGTTCATGTGGGACTCCGCGGGCAAGGTGGCCGTGACCGAGGGCGAGCCCGTCCCGGCTCCCGCCCCTGAGGCCAAGGCCCACCCCACCCTCGCCCTGTCCGGGCTGAACGGTGCGGAGGGCAACCACGCGGTGTCCGCCGGTGCCGCCCTCAGCAGTGAGAACGTCCTGACGGTGACGCCGAACGGCAAGTTGCTGGAGGACGCGGAGACGGTCTACCCGGTCTTCATCGACCCGTCCTTCAAGGGTCACAAGCAGAACTGGACGACTTTCTACAAGACCGAGGGCTCCTCCAGTTTCTGGAACGGGCAGAACTACAACAGCGGCAGCGGCACCCCTGAGGCCCGTGTCGGCTACGAGTCCACCTCGGGCGGCACCTCCCGTGCCGCGTTCATCTTCGACTTCGGCAGCGAGCTCTACGGTGCGCAGATCCGTTCGGCGAATCTGCGGATGCTGCAGACCTACTCCTGGGGCTGTGACCCGCGGGCTTTCGACGTCTACCACGTGCCGCTGATCAACAGCTCCAGCACGTGGAACAACACCGACAACGCGGGTTTCTGGAGCAACCGCATCGCGGGTGCGACCACCGGCTACGGCTACAACAGCTCCTGCCCCGACGCGTGGGTCGGTATCGACATCAAGTCGAAGGTCGAGGAGGGCGCCCGCGGTGCCTGGCAGAACCTGACCCTGGGCCTGCGCTCCCCGAACGAGAGTGACGCGAGCTACTGGAAGAAGTTCCAGGCCAACGGCGAGAGCGCCCCCTACATCGAGGTCGAGTACAACAAGGCCCCCGACGAGCCGACCCAGGCCGGCATGGACACCGTCCCCGGCGGGCTGTGCGTGACGGATGCGCCGTTCAACAAGGTCGGCAAGTCCGACGTGATGTTCGAGGTCCAGGGCCACGACGGCGACGGCAACCTCAAGCAGATCCAGATCAGGGTCTGGCGGACCTCCGACAACCAGGTGGTCTTCGACCAGTGGATCTGGCCCGACAGCTATGGCGTCGCCCGCACCGGCATCCCGTGGGAGTCGTTCGCCGCGAACACGGCGTATTCGTGGTCGGCGACCGCGAGCGACTGGGACGGCTCCACCTCGGCCGCCGGTCCCGCGGGGACGGACAAGCCGTGTACGTTCACGATCGACCACACCCAGCCCACCGCCCCCACCATCCGCTCCGAGGACTTCCCCGCGCCCGGCCCCGACGGCGCCGAGTGGAGCAAGAACACCCTCGGCCCCGGCAAGATCACCGTGATCGCGGGCGGTACGGACCCGGCGGACATCCGCGAGTTCCAGTGGTCGCTGAACCACCCGGTCTATGACAAGAAGGCCGTCCCGGCCGCCGGCCAGGACACCGTCACCGTCGACGTCAATCCCGACAACGCCGGACCGAACCTCTTCTACGTCCGCATCGTCAACAAGGCCGGCAACGTCTCCAACCCGTTCATCTACACCTTCTACGTCCGCCCCCGCCCCGGCCTCGACGGCCCCGGCGACGTCACCGGTGACGGCAAGGCCGACGTCCTGGCCGTCGACGGCAACGGCGACCTGCGCGTCTACCCCGCCGACGCCACCGGCGACGTCGACGCCTGGATGCCCGCCGCCACCGACAACGGCAAGCCCGCACCCGCCGGCTACTTCAAGGACGCGCTGATCGCGCACTCCAGCGACTGGTACCCCGGCGACGGCATCACCGACCTCATCGCCCGCATGCCCGACGGCAAGCTCTACGTCTACCAGGGCGACGGCAACGGCCGCTTCGACATCAGCCGCCGCACCGAAATCCTCCTCCCCGCCGGCGCACCCGACCCCGCCACGCTCAGCCAGATCGTGGTCGTCCAGGACGTCGACGGCGACAAGTCCGAGGACATCTTCGCCACCGCCGGGGACACCTTCTGGGTCCTGACCGGCTACAGCGGCGCCTCCATCACCGAAGCCCGCCAGCTCTCGGCCACCAGCTGGACCAAGCGCGACATCATCAACATCCGCGACGTCACCGGCGACGGCGTCCCCGACCTCGTCTACCGCGACGACTCCACCCCCGACCGCGGCCTGGCCCTGCGCCGCGGCAAGCCCGGAACCAACGGCGGCGCCGACATCAACTCCCTCGCCCTTGCCGTCAACTCCGCCGACGGCAAGGACCTCACCTACGGCACCACCGGATGGGACAGCACCACCTGGCCCCTCCTGCGCGGCACCCCCGACGTCAACGGAGACGGCATCCCCGACCTCTACCTCACCCGCAACGACGGCACCCTCCACCTCTTCTACGGAGGCCGCACGGCCATCGGCAACGGCTGGCGCGTCGAGGAAGACGACTGGAACACCGCCCGCACCCTCGGCTGA
- a CDS encoding ricin-type beta-trefoil lectin domain protein, whose protein sequence is MALIASLLPIQAWAAPPGDRSGVQLPGLQQDMKAKLDKVEAAKLEGWAGAPVQSPPEYEPSKVTPPTGGSATVALSGDQLVQAGSLPVSIGKASPTAENPTPPAPSGTWSVAVETRAATEAANVDGALIKVTPPAEGSTPVDVQLDYKKFKDLYGTEWATRLELKQLPECFLTTPDLPECTVAQDVPSTNDPATGTVRATIDPATAPGQGMRTMAGGSGGPTVLAASDGASGAGGTYKATSLSPSGSWTAGGSGGGFSWSYPLTVPAAPAGPTPQVRFSYSSQTVDGRTSVSNGQASWIGDGWDYNPGYIERRYRSCDDDRKNISGAPNNDNATDKKKSDLCWAGDNVVMSLGGSTTELVHDAATGNWIPASDDGSRVEHKTDTTVPNGAKDGEYWIVTTRDGTRYFFGRHDVDGAGTRPVTNSVLTVPVFGNHPGEPCYQSTFAASSCDQGWRWNLDYVEDVHGNAMIIDWAKETNRYAKNSKFKEAVTYARAGYPTQITYGLRSDNLSGPPAGKVEFTVAERCIKEGTVQCSDAEFEGNNYGDKQPWWDTPSTLYCKPTAKDCYVSSPTFWTRKRLTAVTAYAQRTEGSTALSLVDRWTLAQSFPRQRTDTHPPLWLESITRTGYGTAKDSAGNQQSTSLPPVSFVANVKDMPNRVATGPMDATPDFDRLRVETIRTETGGEIVVGYSAPCPVGGTHPKPEENTTRCFPVYWSPDPELEKPPLQWFNKYVVDKVTEKDRVARQPDVTTSYTYEGDAAWAKDNDEFSKPELRTYSQWRGYASVVTNKGVTANTGKPDATEQSQTRTRYFRGMSGDAGRAKITVKDSTGSEDFGEDLPQFQGFTAETITYTKAGGSVVSRALAWPWSQQTASRPRDGNTPLNAYRSGTSRTDQITTISGGATRTLRTRNTFEPIYGLTQTVQAEAISPNGTGGWQTTGQICGTTSYVHNTAKHLIGLPQRVRTTAGDCAQAATGALLSDSRTAYDAPGAFGATPDRGLVSQVDTNDANGTGWVTTARSEYDVLGRVTKVFDVVGHSVTTAYSPATGPAFSMSGTDVMGRTSTVKADPGRNSPIEKTDPNGRKITAAYDNLGRSTAVWTPSQKPGTDKAAYTFSYQISEHEPPAVTSSTLQDNGTYKQTVDIYDGLMRQRQTQGDALGGGRVITDTFYNANGTVSQTNNAYYAEGTPTKKIFVPESVFQVPNSAATAYDGLGRPVRATTVHSDVPQYSSTVQYGGDFTLSRSAMSVDGSTPLQGSRASKTWSDPLGRTSAVEQATASDLTTWNRTSYAYDTRDKLTSVTDAAGNKWTYTYDARGRLTASEDPDTGRSEFGFDTLDRQIWVKDSTGRTQYTTYDDLGRKTELRDDAANGPLVASWTFDSLPGALGQAVSSTRYESGAAYKTEITGYDAEYRPTGSKTTIPDVPATKGLAGTYTSSVTYTPTGKVQSSTLPATPGGLAAEKLVTRYNADGMPQTQSGLAWYTADIKYSPFGEVLRTASGNAPNRLWTTNFYNPNTGQVTHQISDRETGPNRISDVSYAYDPAGNITSVTDGQPGGRADLQCYAYDPMGRLTKAWTGKTDACTGPSPTDVTPGPDGDGYWQEYQFDALGNRTKLIDHDLTNSALDDETTYTYGITVVGNGTQPTNKTQPHALAQAEKTTRTPGSTVTSLNTYTYDASGNTKSRRVNGDTQTLNWDRRNKLTSATSPGIGAVAVTGASGKCIDIENAGTADGTPVQIWPCNETKAQRWRLSGDTVRALDKCLTTSGTKLVLATCDGSDKQKFVYRASDKSLNNPATNQCVDVPNNATDGSDLQLWSCNATGPQQFSFDNTTTYIYDADGNRLIEETGSSRTLYLGDTEVTVNKAGQAVDAVRYYSSPGGPTTVRRTQGKATGHSLSVLTTDHHGTATTSVDAAAGQTVTRRKSDPYGNPRGGQPANWPGDRTFLGTGVDDSSTGLTHIGAREYEPSTGRFISVDPIIDITDPLQMNGYTYANGNPITNSDPSGLMIYEGMDSGGISSGGCGGCNIVNHPDDYHSIGFKSYYYPKDYDSYIEMGPVKVHYTSQKALDNAFAAVEKHQPNLFKKYNWVANCMYKDGRCNATSVPVLPYLSHVMCNMDGITCENSVDNIGYMLGLGLYAELENGGELEKSINKIVFGGKPAARPKSKPDECKNSFVSGTRVLLADGTSKPIEELKPDDEVLATDPETGETTPETVTAAIRTEDDKEYVDLTIETTDGPQTITTTDHHPFWSETDREWRDAATLTPGTHLRTAEGKSVTLTNSRTYLAHLVTHNLTVAALHTYYVLAGAVSVLVHNCPPSAGSGVVEFSPPPNATAAEIQEVKDYVASCERARCAGHTAGGRVSTTGTLRSQASRSAAAERKRAAAAGTPYTGVVGHGPDTTWTGMANPPEWIDLSSRVNSSLGGQSLRYPVGFVPTKFRFKP, encoded by the coding sequence GTGGCGCTGATCGCATCACTCCTGCCGATCCAGGCCTGGGCAGCGCCACCGGGCGACCGCAGTGGCGTCCAGCTGCCGGGCCTCCAGCAGGACATGAAGGCCAAGCTCGACAAGGTCGAGGCGGCCAAACTCGAGGGCTGGGCCGGCGCACCCGTCCAGTCCCCGCCGGAGTACGAACCGTCCAAGGTGACACCGCCCACCGGCGGCAGCGCCACCGTCGCCCTGTCGGGTGACCAGCTGGTCCAGGCCGGCTCCCTGCCAGTCAGCATCGGCAAGGCGTCGCCGACCGCGGAGAACCCGACTCCGCCCGCGCCGTCGGGCACCTGGTCGGTGGCGGTCGAGACACGTGCCGCGACCGAGGCCGCGAACGTCGACGGCGCGCTCATCAAGGTGACCCCGCCCGCCGAGGGCTCCACGCCGGTCGACGTCCAGCTGGACTACAAGAAGTTCAAGGACCTCTACGGCACCGAGTGGGCCACCCGCCTGGAGCTCAAGCAGCTCCCCGAGTGCTTCCTGACCACGCCGGACCTCCCCGAGTGCACCGTCGCCCAGGACGTCCCGAGCACCAACGACCCGGCCACCGGCACCGTCCGCGCGACCATCGACCCGGCCACCGCGCCCGGGCAGGGCATGCGCACGATGGCCGGCGGCAGCGGCGGCCCCACCGTCCTGGCCGCCTCCGACGGCGCCTCCGGCGCGGGCGGCACCTACAAGGCCACCTCCCTGTCCCCGTCCGGTTCCTGGACCGCGGGCGGCAGCGGCGGCGGCTTCTCCTGGTCCTACCCTCTGACGGTGCCCGCAGCTCCGGCTGGGCCTACCCCGCAGGTGAGGTTCTCGTACTCCTCCCAGACAGTCGACGGCAGGACCTCCGTCTCCAATGGTCAGGCATCCTGGATCGGTGACGGCTGGGACTACAACCCCGGCTACATCGAGCGCCGCTACCGCTCCTGCGACGACGACCGCAAGAACATTTCGGGCGCCCCGAACAACGACAACGCCACGGACAAGAAGAAGTCCGACCTGTGCTGGGCGGGCGACAATGTGGTGATGTCGCTGGGCGGCTCCACCACCGAGCTCGTCCACGACGCCGCCACCGGCAACTGGATCCCCGCCTCCGACGACGGCTCCCGCGTCGAGCACAAGACCGACACCACGGTCCCCAACGGCGCCAAGGACGGCGAGTACTGGATCGTCACCACCCGTGACGGCACCCGCTACTTCTTCGGCCGCCACGACGTCGACGGCGCCGGCACACGCCCGGTCACCAACTCGGTCCTCACCGTCCCCGTCTTCGGCAACCACCCCGGCGAACCCTGCTACCAGAGCACCTTCGCCGCCTCCTCCTGCGACCAGGGCTGGCGCTGGAACCTCGACTACGTCGAGGACGTCCACGGCAACGCTATGATCATCGACTGGGCCAAGGAGACCAACCGCTACGCCAAGAACTCCAAGTTCAAGGAAGCGGTCACTTACGCCCGGGCCGGCTACCCCACGCAGATCACCTACGGGCTGCGCAGCGACAACCTCTCCGGCCCCCCGGCCGGCAAGGTCGAGTTCACGGTCGCCGAGCGCTGCATCAAGGAAGGCACCGTCCAGTGCTCCGACGCCGAGTTCGAGGGCAACAACTACGGTGACAAGCAGCCGTGGTGGGACACCCCCTCCACGCTGTACTGCAAGCCCACCGCCAAGGACTGCTACGTCAGCTCCCCGACGTTCTGGACCCGCAAGCGCCTGACCGCCGTCACCGCGTACGCCCAGCGCACCGAGGGATCGACCGCGCTGTCCCTGGTGGACCGCTGGACCCTGGCCCAGTCCTTCCCACGCCAGCGCACCGACACCCACCCTCCGCTCTGGCTGGAGTCCATCACCCGCACCGGGTACGGGACGGCCAAGGACAGTGCTGGGAATCAGCAGTCCACGAGCCTTCCGCCGGTCTCCTTCGTCGCCAACGTCAAGGACATGCCCAACCGCGTCGCGACCGGTCCTATGGACGCGACGCCGGACTTCGACCGCCTGCGTGTGGAGACCATCCGCACCGAGACCGGTGGCGAGATCGTCGTCGGCTACTCCGCTCCCTGCCCGGTCGGCGGCACGCACCCTAAGCCGGAGGAGAACACCACCCGCTGCTTCCCGGTGTACTGGTCGCCGGACCCTGAGCTGGAGAAGCCGCCGCTGCAGTGGTTCAACAAGTACGTCGTCGACAAGGTCACCGAGAAGGACCGCGTAGCGCGTCAGCCCGACGTCACCACTTCCTACACCTACGAGGGTGACGCCGCCTGGGCCAAGGACAACGACGAGTTCTCCAAGCCCGAGCTGCGCACCTACAGTCAGTGGCGCGGCTACGCCAGCGTGGTGACGAACAAGGGTGTCACCGCCAACACGGGCAAGCCCGATGCCACCGAGCAGTCCCAGACCCGTACCCGCTACTTCCGCGGCATGTCGGGCGACGCCGGCCGAGCCAAGATCACGGTCAAGGATTCGACCGGCTCCGAAGACTTCGGTGAGGACCTGCCCCAGTTCCAGGGGTTCACCGCCGAGACCATCACCTACACCAAGGCCGGCGGCAGCGTAGTCTCGCGTGCCCTGGCATGGCCGTGGAGCCAGCAGACCGCATCCCGCCCCCGGGACGGCAACACCCCGCTCAACGCGTACCGGTCAGGCACCTCGCGCACTGACCAAATAACGACGATCAGCGGCGGCGCCACTCGGACCCTGCGCACCCGCAATACCTTCGAGCCCATCTACGGGCTGACTCAGACCGTCCAGGCCGAAGCCATCAGCCCCAACGGTACCGGTGGATGGCAGACCACCGGACAGATATGCGGGACCACGAGCTACGTCCACAACACCGCCAAGCATCTGATCGGCCTGCCCCAGCGCGTCCGCACCACGGCGGGCGACTGCGCTCAGGCAGCAACAGGGGCACTGCTCTCCGACAGCCGCACGGCCTATGACGCGCCGGGCGCCTTCGGCGCCACCCCGGACAGGGGACTGGTCTCCCAGGTCGACACCAACGACGCCAACGGCACAGGCTGGGTCACGACTGCGCGCTCCGAGTACGACGTGCTCGGACGCGTGACCAAGGTGTTCGATGTCGTCGGCCATTCCGTCACGACGGCCTACAGCCCGGCGACAGGCCCCGCCTTCAGCATGTCCGGCACCGACGTGATGGGCCGCACCAGCACGGTGAAGGCCGATCCCGGCCGCAACAGTCCGATCGAGAAGACCGACCCCAACGGCCGCAAGATCACAGCCGCCTACGACAACCTGGGACGCTCAACCGCCGTATGGACTCCGTCGCAGAAGCCGGGAACGGATAAGGCGGCCTACACCTTCTCGTACCAGATCAGCGAGCACGAGCCGCCGGCGGTCACCAGCAGCACCCTTCAGGACAACGGCACCTACAAGCAGACCGTCGACATCTACGACGGCCTCATGCGCCAACGCCAGACCCAGGGCGATGCCCTCGGCGGCGGTCGGGTGATCACGGACACGTTCTACAACGCGAACGGCACGGTCAGCCAGACCAACAACGCCTACTACGCCGAGGGCACACCGACGAAGAAGATCTTCGTACCGGAATCCGTGTTTCAGGTCCCGAACTCCGCCGCGACCGCCTATGACGGCCTCGGCCGACCTGTTCGCGCCACCACGGTCCACTCCGACGTGCCTCAGTACTCCTCCACCGTCCAGTACGGAGGGGACTTCACACTCAGCCGCTCGGCCATGTCCGTGGACGGCAGCACCCCGCTCCAAGGCAGCCGTGCTTCGAAGACCTGGTCCGACCCCCTGGGCCGGACCTCGGCCGTCGAACAGGCTACGGCCTCGGACCTCACCACTTGGAACAGGACCTCCTACGCCTACGACACTCGCGACAAGCTCACGTCAGTCACCGACGCGGCCGGCAACAAGTGGACGTACACCTACGACGCCCGCGGGCGGCTGACCGCCTCAGAGGACCCGGACACCGGCCGTTCGGAATTCGGCTTCGACACCCTGGACCGGCAGATCTGGGTCAAGGACTCCACCGGCCGGACCCAGTACACGACCTACGACGACCTCGGCCGCAAGACCGAGCTGCGCGACGACGCAGCCAACGGCCCACTCGTCGCCTCGTGGACCTTCGACTCCCTGCCCGGCGCCCTGGGCCAGGCCGTCTCCTCCACCCGCTACGAAAGCGGAGCGGCATACAAGACCGAGATCACCGGCTACGACGCGGAGTACCGCCCGACCGGATCGAAGACCACCATCCCGGACGTGCCCGCGACCAAGGGCCTCGCAGGCACCTACACCTCCAGCGTCACCTACACGCCGACAGGCAAGGTCCAGTCCAGCACCCTTCCCGCCACTCCGGGCGGCCTTGCCGCCGAGAAGCTGGTGACCCGCTACAACGCCGACGGCATGCCCCAGACCCAGTCGGGCCTGGCCTGGTACACCGCGGACATCAAGTACAGCCCGTTCGGCGAGGTCCTGCGCACCGCGTCCGGCAACGCGCCGAACCGGCTCTGGACCACCAACTTCTACAACCCGAACACCGGCCAGGTCACGCACCAGATCAGCGACCGCGAGACCGGTCCCAACCGCATCAGCGACGTCTCCTACGCCTACGATCCCGCGGGCAACATCACCTCGGTCACCGACGGCCAGCCCGGCGGCCGCGCCGACCTCCAGTGCTACGCATACGACCCGATGGGCCGGCTGACCAAGGCATGGACCGGCAAAACCGACGCATGCACCGGCCCCAGCCCTACCGATGTCACCCCCGGCCCGGATGGTGACGGCTACTGGCAGGAATACCAGTTCGACGCGCTCGGCAACCGCACCAAACTCATCGACCACGACCTGACCAACAGCGCCCTGGACGACGAGACCACCTACACCTACGGCATCACTGTCGTCGGTAACGGCACCCAGCCCACAAACAAAACCCAGCCGCACGCCCTCGCACAGGCAGAAAAGACCACCCGAACCCCGGGCTCCACGGTCACCTCTCTCAACACATACACATACGACGCCTCCGGCAACACCAAGAGCCGGCGCGTCAACGGCGATACCCAGACCCTCAACTGGGACCGCCGCAACAAGCTCACCTCGGCCACGAGCCCCGGCATCGGAGCCGTCGCGGTCACCGGCGCCTCGGGCAAGTGCATCGACATCGAAAACGCCGGCACCGCCGACGGCACCCCGGTACAGATCTGGCCTTGCAACGAAACCAAGGCTCAGCGGTGGCGACTCTCGGGAGACACCGTCCGTGCCCTCGACAAGTGCCTCACCACCAGCGGCACCAAGCTGGTCCTGGCCACCTGTGACGGCAGCGACAAGCAGAAGTTCGTCTACCGCGCCAGCGACAAGTCCCTGAACAACCCGGCCACCAACCAGTGCGTCGACGTCCCCAACAACGCTACCGACGGCAGTGACCTCCAGCTGTGGTCCTGCAACGCGACCGGACCGCAGCAGTTCAGCTTCGACAACACCACCACCTACATCTACGACGCGGACGGCAACCGCCTCATCGAGGAGACCGGCAGCTCCCGCACCCTCTACCTCGGCGACACCGAGGTCACGGTCAACAAGGCCGGCCAGGCCGTGGACGCCGTCCGCTACTACAGTAGCCCCGGCGGTCCGACCACCGTCCGCCGCACTCAAGGCAAGGCCACCGGCCACAGCCTCTCGGTCCTGACCACCGACCACCACGGCACGGCCACCACCTCAGTCGACGCAGCGGCCGGCCAAACGGTCACCCGCCGCAAATCCGACCCCTACGGCAACCCCCGCGGCGGCCAGCCCGCCAACTGGCCCGGCGACCGCACCTTCCTCGGGACGGGCGTCGACGACAGCAGCACGGGCCTGACCCACATCGGAGCCCGCGAGTACGAACCCTCCACCGGTCGCTTCATCTCGGTCGACCCGATCATCGACATCACCGACCCGCTCCAGATGAACGGCTACACCTACGCCAACGGCAACCCCATCACCAATAGCGACCCGTCCGGCCTGATGATCTACGAGGGCATGGACAGCGGCGGCATCAGCAGCGGCGGATGCGGTGGCTGCAATATCGTCAACCACCCCGATGACTATCACTCGATCGGATTTAAGTCTTACTACTACCCCAAGGATTACGACAGCTACATCGAAATGGGCCCCGTCAAGGTCCACTACACGAGCCAGAAGGCCCTCGATAACGCATTCGCTGCAGTAGAAAAGCACCAGCCCAACCTCTTCAAGAAGTACAACTGGGTCGCAAACTGCATGTACAAGGACGGACGGTGCAACGCCACCTCGGTACCAGTCCTCCCCTACCTCTCCCACGTGATGTGCAACATGGACGGCATCACCTGCGAGAATTCAGTAGACAACATTGGATACATGCTGGGCCTTGGCTTGTATGCCGAACTCGAAAACGGTGGCGAGCTCGAGAAGAGCATCAACAAGATAGTCTTCGGCGGTAAGCCGGCGGCTCGGCCTAAGTCAAAGCCCGATGAATGCAAGAACAGCTTCGTATCTGGCACGCGCGTACTCCTCGCGGACGGCACCAGCAAGCCCATCGAGGAGCTGAAGCCCGACGACGAGGTTCTGGCCACCGACCCCGAAACGGGCGAGACCACGCCCGAGACCGTGACCGCAGCCATCCGCACCGAGGACGACAAGGAATACGTCGACCTCACCATCGAAACGACTGATGGCCCCCAGACCATCACTACCACTGACCACCACCCCTTCTGGTCCGAAACCGACCGTGAGTGGCGCGACGCAGCAACCCTCACCCCCGGCACCCACCTACGGACAGCAGAGGGTAAATCTGTCACCCTCACCAACAGCCGGACCTACCTCGCCCACCTCGTCACCCACAACCTCACGGTTGCGGCGCTCCACACGTACTACGTGTTGGCGGGGGCCGTCTCGGTCCTCGTTCACAACTGCCCCCCGTCGGCCGGCAGTGGCGTTGTCGAGTTCAGTCCGCCCCCCAATGCGACTGCAGCCGAGATCCAGGAGGTCAAGGACTATGTTGCCTCCTGCGAACGAGCTCGCTGTGCTGGCCACACGGCTGGTGGCCGCGTGAGCACCACTGGCACGCTGCGAAGCCAAGCCAGCAGATCGGCGGCGGCCGAGCGCAAGCGAGCCGCTGCTGCAGGTACTCCGTACACAGGTGTCGTCGGGCACGGGCCCGATACCACTTGGACAGGGATGGCTAATCCGCCTGAGTGGATTGACCTGTCCAGTAGGGTAAATTCAAGCCTTGGTGGGCAATCGCTACGTTACCCAGTGGGATTCGTTCCGACTAAATTTAGGTTTAAACCATGA